In Helicoverpa zea isolate HzStark_Cry1AcR chromosome 3, ilHelZeax1.1, whole genome shotgun sequence, the sequence GATCGAAAaaccgttataaaaagagaaccccatggttttcggatgatatgaaatacttttttaaatccacatattatactgaatccaatgatACGtgtgaagtttctgtcgactctgggttttttttggccatctcctttgataCCTATATTgcagaaaacaaaatatatttttttgcttctgtCTATGAATAAAGAAGACATGGGTTTAAGATGAACAAATTCAACAAAACCCAGACTTTCTCAATCCATTTTGCTGTTCCCGAGTTATGAGTTTATCAAGAATATTGTGTGCATACAATACACTTGCAATATTATGTTCACAAAAAAACATAACCCTTCTTTGCAGATTTTTTGATAACTTATAGATTCTTGTCAGAtttttgttgtgcacttttttgaTCTATCTACTCTATTGAATCTCTCTATGGCTTTaatttaaggttggctgtaagagaacctttaaggttggctgtaagagaacccaattctgggttaagcttgccgttgtacataaactgtcttgtttctttgtatatatttatgttaaatgtgcaataaagaatagtaATAATTCTTCCAGtacttataaaatgttaattgtTTTGCAGCCACCGCACCAGCTAGCAGCTGGTAACTCACAAGCGCCGCCAATTAATTCACCCTCTCCAAGTGGTGGTGACGTTTCTGGAGGTGGTCAGCAATCTTACAGACCACCAGGGGTCTCAACTACTCCAACAAGGCCTACCCAATCTTATGGGCAACGGCCTTACCCACAGAACCAATATCAAGGACAATATCAAGGTGCTCCAGGTGTATACCCACCGCAGCCTGGTTATGGCCCGCCTAGCCAAGGATATGGGCCACCTAATCCTCCACAACAACCTCAGGGATACCCTCCAAACTCAAACTATGGACCACCTATAACCACAACTCCAAGCAACTATCCACCATCTTCCCACCCAGGTCCTGGGTATCCTCCATCGTCAGCACAGCAGCCATATGCACCGCCTCCTGGCAGTCCCGCTGCTGCTGGTACTCCTTATCCTGTACGTGGTGCAACACAACCTGCTTATACTGGTAATTCGGCTTATCCTCCTTCACAAGCAGGATCAAATTATCCTAATGTTGGTGTTAGTACTTACAACAATTCTACTGGTTCACAACCTCAACCATACCAATCGCAACCTTTTCCGAATACTACTCCTACATCAGCTTACAGCACTACTCCAACATCTCAGCCTAATCGCTCTCCGCAACCACCGCCTTCTGGTTATTCAGCACAGAACCCGCCAACTTCAGGTTATGGATCTCCATCTGCACAATCACCAACATATAATTCTAGTTCTCATACTAATGCTCCACCTACATCCGTGGCGTCTGGAGCACCTACATCGACAGGGCCGCCTGGTCAACAATATCCCCCACCCGGCCAGGCACCTCCGTACCCGCCCGCCACTCAGCCACCATACTCAAACCCATCATCTCAACCAGGAAGCCCTGCACCATCAGTTTCTACAGCACCACCGCCACAAGGATCTTACCCACAAAATCCTCAAAATTATCCTCCAGGGGGAGGTGGATATCCACCGCATGCATATCAGCAAGGTTATCCACCAGCTCAATATCCTCCGTCACCTTATCCGTACGCCCGTGCTCCAACACCTGGAGCTCCTCCTCCTGGGGCTCCGCAACCGTATCCAGGGTACGGGTTTCAACCGCCCACACAACAGTAGAATAGGCCCTTTCTGTCATGTTAGGTTACAGTTTTACGACATTCTAGATATAAGAACATTCTCTTATTATAACTTGTGCTGCagcacataatattttacataagcTGATACCAGTATGAACACACCACCACAGGCGCCGtccatatttttaaatttacttgAAAATGaggtggtttttatttttaatgttatagaAAGCAGGCAGCTTAAAGAACTCCAATTCGTAGATTTGGAATTAAAATTGACAAGACGAAAGTACCCGTGATACCCCAGAAGATATCCCTGCGGATGTCACGGATACTTTTGTCAGGACCGGTACGGTAATGATAAATTAGTGTTGTACTCTTGAATGAATTTCGAACGACTGAGAGAAAGCGAGATGCTCTCTCTCTTAATCATACacttaaaaaaatgataattgtGTTTTCATTAGCTTTGCACTACATAAATATTGAAGAAATTCGAACTAAACCATCTTCGTTTTTGTATTGTCGTATGGTCAAGTGTGTGGTTGAGTGTGTTGTTACGAATAAGGTATAATGACTATGAATCATGCGTCTCATATTGTTTTTGTCAATGTAGTTAAACTTAATTTTAGTATTGTAATCTTACTAAGTAAGCGATTGGTAAATgaacaaatcaataaaaaaatatttccgctaaatgtgtttattttcgTTAGATGTACAATGATAAAGATAACTAACTGCAGTTTTCAATAAACAATCTATCCAttgttttgcgattagagatagaattttgacattagcttcatataaattaatttcaatctCTAGTCGCGAAACAACGGTCATTGAAATCCACAGTAAAGCATTTCTTTCTCTGAACTCCAATAAACTTCCCGTTGATTTAAACTTCAATTAACACAATACATATCATCAGACTCAAATCACtttcatgtaaatataatataatgttctAGGTATACTGTTTGGTATGGTTTGGATGTGTTTTCATGTTTTTACTATCTGCCCATAcatatgttacagccatagtgattaaattaatattatacataatcactGGACATTATGTATAATACCACtagacaatgtgataaattaattactttatctggatattattcataatagctggtcaaagttagccaaagtaataaatatgggaGGTATAAACAACTTGGTACTCACTCATTCTTTAAAACGGATTAAATTATTGTCGacttttttaatgataaatcatcaaatgattcctcccgctgtggtttagcagcgtgaaggagtgtcagactgttagtgaCTTTGACGTTTGCTGAATCTTTTCGAGGAGCACGTGAAACAACGCTCGCTGCCGAGACAGGCCCGTGTCTTCAAAGAGACggaaggacgatgagccacccgaagcTCACCggccacagacccacgcctacgatgGCCGGGAGACGTCACTCGACACCCGCCGCCCAtggtgtcttccacgtccatGGCAGCAactgggatgagaggtgtgaaCTTCCCTAGCGTCTGCATGagacgacggcatcccattacctctcaccacagaccatggcttgaaccagggccgggcacgagaggtcgccgcttcctattgcctcgacgaggacacggcggtgccctGCGCAGGCAAGGCACACCTGGGCTGTGAGGTTCATCGTGTCCTCCGGGCCGTCCGTAGAGTGGCCCGAACCacacctcaaagaggggacttttcGCTACTAGTATGGCGGGCCCTGCACTGggctaactagcctttttcgaatATTAAGGTCAGCTACTAGACACTTTAGTTGGTTAACatgaattattaatatttacctacttgttttaatacattatccaagtctatggagatattatataaaattgctagttaatgtgattaattctgtgtcaattattactttatccaaattgagtagatattataaataatatctagataatatatataatatgcagactattactttggctgtaacacaTACaccaaataaacttttttttttatatcaatttaacACTATGAATCCCACATGATCCACTAATGGGAACCAACTTGTTTATCAGTATTGTTTTATAATCAATATAGGAAAACCAAAATGCTATGCTTGTTCCACTATACTATACTCATTACCAGCCACGTCAATCTTGATAAGTTGTGACACCTAAACAGTCAATATCTTAAACTTCTTCAAAAGAAACAGATGGTTCATAAAAGGGCTGGACTGATGGATCATAATATTCAAGTGGTAAATCTGCAACATAAGGTTGTGTCGGGAAAGGAGGTGATGTCGTGTGTTTCTTCAGTGGAAGAACTGTATCGAATAAGTAACACATAGCACCTGTTTCTCCGGGTATAGCTACTCCCAAAGTCCAAATTACATTATGCTTTGTATTTATGCGTAGAATTTTTACGCCCCTTATAGTTCGCCacctgaaaaaatataattatctacATTATACCATATACGATGTGGTCCGCTTTTTTCAGCTCCTACAGAATAAATAAGACGtaatcgtttaaaaaaaatattgtccatCTGCATTGTGTAGAAATGAATCTAGATCAATTTAAATTACTAAAATAGGACGCACAAATTACgattacatttaatttttataactatGTTTTTATGTAGTCTAGTAGCGATAATATGTATAAAGTTAAaacgttaatttatttataaactcccACCTATTTCCCATGTGTCCAGGCATCTTAGTACCGGGCCAAACTCGCGCTTTTTCACCTCCAGCACCAATATTACCTGGTCTTCTATGAGTTTTGGTAACACCATGGGAAGCTGGCATTCCTTTAAATCCCCACCGCTTCATTACACCTTGAAATCCACGGTCCAatctagaaaataattttagattttCCTGAAATTCATGGATTTCAACCATGTATATGCACTCTGTGATACATATGACTAAACCCTCACATATAACgcatatgttattttaattataatattatcatatATCAACAGGACACACAtgcaaaatagtaaaaaaaattcaGTGGTGTAAATTATACTTACGTTTTGGCACGTATATCAATATAGTCTCCAGCTCTAAAATGTGTTGCAAACAATGGAGTTCCTGGTGGTATATAAGATTCTGGAGATACCATGAACCTACATAAAAGTCTCTTCGGTAGCATGcctgtattattaaataaaccacAATATTCCTTGGTGACAGTGCTGGGATCTATTGTTTCTGAGCCAACCAACATGCAgcccaattttcttttttccttCCACACAACTGGACCTGAGGTTTTCATTGGCTTGAACTCTTCTGGAGGGGTGTATTTTATAACATGGTTGTCAACAACCTAAAAATAATGGATAAAAAAGTCAATGTAATTATAagtgaataaatattatgaaacaaaGTCCCATTTTTCTTTACCTTCACTATTACTTAAAGAGATTTTTCTTCCATATCAGGTAAAATAGAATCAATTCAAATAccataaaaaaagaattaatcTCATAAATCTTATAATTTGACACTCGGTCATCACTCCTTTGGATctgttttatttgttacaagatgaaaaagtttttaccTGTAACAGTGTAGTCtgcattttttttccatctttgGACCAAAGAGGATAATTGCCTATTTTACGAGCTATAAGACCAACTCTGCGAGTTTTCGGATTCCACTGTGCTGTCTGATTTGGCTCAATATTAACCAGGGGTGAAGGCAGTGCTGTTTGATGTTGCAGTTTATCTTGCCTTACCTCTTCTATAAATTGCTTGTTTTCCTGTGTTATGAATTCCTCAGacccctgaaaaaaaaaaatatcttgatttTTTGGTTTTTGTACTTAGCCAGTTAGTGATAGGAATTATGTATACAATCATACACCAGATTAAATTGAaacgaaaattatttatttatttatccatttaATTCAGGCATCAAGGCCTATATTAATATGcaatactatatttttatattttaaaaaatacttaaacataatataaatattcttGAAACGAAGtgtattaatttgaaattaggAGATCCTGGTTTCAAACTGAATAATAGAAAGGCAGCTTTGTTTTGAAATGATCACAACTGGTGAGAATTTGAGCTAcatataaaatcaaaatcaaaagtcatttattcaaacttggctgcaaaacagcacttttcgaacgtcaaaaaaaataaatttacaaaagacagcgcccaaaacgcccacccttaaccacttcctatgtgtttttgctggaaagaagaagctaGTTAAAACTGGGTATAAGactatttgtataaatattgttgaaaaactTTATCATCAAATATATCTTCCGGAAAGTACATACACGGTAAGTAAACTAATTAGCAAAAGTTATTAGAaggatgaataaatatttacttaactaggtacataattgatacaataaatgttCACTGAAAATGATACTTACCACCCTTTCTTTGGATTCATACCAATACGGAGGACGAAATCTAGGCTTTTGATATGATCGTGTGAAGGAATGATCTATTCtgaaaatacattataaaaattacagtCAGAGGCTTGGTTTTGATGTATCTTTTTAGCACATACAAAAACTATACAAATTATAACCTCAATTTGCTCAAAGCATTGCGCAAAAGATTTAGGTTCCCAACAGCCATATTTGGTTTTTGATCATGTAAATCTATTAATTCAACCTTATTTCATGTATAACTATATTTAATGGGAAATCAGGTTTTTAGCCCGGGCAAAATTTTGCGACCGAGTAAAGGGGCTGGCTACCTCTCTCTCTGGCAGGTAGAGTGACATGACAATAATGACATTGACACCTGACATAACACATCACTTTTTGGGTGCGTTCGCAATCAGTTCCGCATGAACGTAATAGAACTTTCAGCGATATAATCACTCACGACGCCCGTGAGctgagcctttcccaactatgttggggccggctttcagtctaactaaccggatgcatctgtttaccagtgttttattcgGATAAAGATAACAAAGACTATAGTTTGACCGGGTAACTAagttggggaggtcagataggcagtcgctctttgtaaaacactggtactcagctgcatccggataGACTGAAAGCCggccccgacatagttgggaaaggctcggctcACGGGCGTCGTGAGTGATTATATCACTGAAAGTTACCgccaaccccaatatagttgggtaCCTATAGATGCATCTATGGTTTATACTGACCATAGATGTAATGTACAAGCATTGTACattgacatataaataaagggacaggaaatgtcacgaaaaaaacgtgcacacctactgtcagtctgcagtcgtaactaaaatggctgccattactagggttgtaccgctaccggattcaacaaatatcgatattgtattctagttagaagtatgtacgagtcttactgggtgcataaaaataaccgagtataaataatctcttcgtcatagaactaactatcacattaacttcactgatactaataacctcaacaacatcaaccaaatgggaggagtcatttcagtagggtgatacctttgaaaaaaaaaaataaacaggcaaagtaattatttattatttcaaatagccctatgaaagttctttcacgtcagactagttgcagggtgccaaagattcggtcctatgaagaagaatccgcaagaaacgccataaggatactctcttaaaaaaaaaacaataatttaaaatcgttttcaagctattcataagaaagttatataatgcaaatggagctaattatgtattaatcgattgtacaaaacaattttagtgctaagaaaaaaatatttatacaattcgaaatctatactcggtaactaagttctcaagcaaacattgcaacttgcattccgatttgctcgtctgtgcggaagcactgccgtgcccgtggtcgccgtagaagcatcatgtgaaaataaaaaggcaaaacatattattttcaataaaatatgtctttaaaatcctgaattttataatacgcctttttaatcaaaatgtttttaactgatgttttgttgaaaataatacacaactctgagggctcagtgtcttagggacagtaagttctgatgttaaaatttgtaaaagcagacttattaagtggatattatatcgatactattatgacaactgcacagcactatgccaatataacatgttattgtaaacaacatttatttctaaatataggtttttatacagaaataaaccaaaatataagtactttcaccatcaattcatgttcccgtaacatattttttataaaatgtgaattattttatgtagtttctagcaaaaataggttcctaacctgtgtaaagacaatccagcttgattttggtgcttcctagcaccacacttcacaatacaacacataggcatattcgttgattatttcactattgaaatagtaaagtcttaaaagtaaacacgagtgatattctataaaatagcaaaaataagtcacgaagagcacctatttgacagcacaactaccatgacatatatggccagatatggcacgcagaaggatttcaaaagtaaatgtcaccattttacgcaatcacaaaaatattgttgtccctgttttcaaatacacttatctgcttagaaagagtgagacagaactatgttgcatagtttgtttcatatttatataactatagatacgtcaatatcaaaacggcgtctccttataattctaagctcgatggcaTTGTACAAGTCTATGATACTGACTGACAACAAAACTATCATGGAGTCACCATTCCATTCATGtagtatataatatattctGTGGTCAATTTATAAATTGCACATGACATTCAAAATGAAGATTTGGCACAAAGGCTAGAGGgccatgccattaaaaattaaaaaaaaaaaaaaaaaaaattgcacatgacatttgtttgtttttgtaggtTTTCGACAATAATTTCGTGAATTCGTGATAATTTCAAGCAGTGTTTGAGCTAACAATGTATTTGAAAGACAAGatccatttattaattttatgttttttaacacAATGTCGCAGCGATGACATTATAGTAACTGGCCCTGGACTAAGCCCGGTAGACATAGTAATGCCGGCAAGATACTTTTTCATTAACTTCACGAACGTTAGTGAAAAAACGTAAGTTTTAATTATTCACATCTTGTATGTAAAACAGATCAATAAACTGAACAGTTCtcacaatttaatttttcatacttTACAGAAAATATGAATGTGTAGCCTTAAGCCTAACTCTGAAGACaggagaatatattttttaaatttccaGGTACACGCATGAGTTAAATAAAAAGCTGATTGTGGGAATAGATGGCAGATCTGGAGCAAGCAAACACTGCAGGGTTTGGGTCAATAAGTTGGATAGAAAAGATGGTACTTTCATTGTGCGCTATAAGATCTATGAAACATGCAAAGATTTGTCCATTCAAGTGCTATTTGATAGAAAACATGTGGCAAACTCACCATATAACTTTAATGGTAAGTAATTATTGGATGTCAAAGTTAACATACAACATTAACACATAACATATCAATTAATAAGTAAGAACTTTAGACTGcttcaattaaaatatcttatcatcatctgtctagtgACCCTGTCCTgtggccttttcccaattatctATAAATCAACTATCTGCACAGCTTTGACTTATACAAAAGCTTTTCTGTTTATTTCAAAAGATCTTATGTGATATTATATGAAAACCAACATAGTTTGTTCCATTAAATACCATAGTACATT encodes:
- the LOC124646121 gene encoding extensin-like; this encodes MSVAFAARGNRPPLSPAQIQKMLDENAHLIQTIQEYQSKGQLMECHQYQQVLHRNLVYLASVADVNQNIQSILPPPHQLAAGNSQAPPINSPSPSGGDVSGGGQQSYRPPGVSTTPTRPTQSYGQRPYPQNQYQGQYQGAPGVYPPQPGYGPPSQGYGPPNPPQQPQGYPPNSNYGPPITTTPSNYPPSSHPGPGYPPSSAQQPYAPPPGSPAAAGTPYPVRGATQPAYTGNSAYPPSQAGSNYPNVGVSTYNNSTGSQPQPYQSQPFPNTTPTSAYSTTPTSQPNRSPQPPPSGYSAQNPPTSGYGSPSAQSPTYNSSSHTNAPPTSVASGAPTSTGPPGQQYPPPGQAPPYPPATQPPYSNPSSQPGSPAPSVSTAPPPQGSYPQNPQNYPPGGGGYPPHAYQQGYPPAQYPPSPYPYARAPTPGAPPPGAPQPYPGYGFQPPTQQ
- the LOC124646124 gene encoding 39S ribosomal protein L3, mitochondrial, translated to MAVGNLNLLRNALSKLRIDHSFTRSYQKPRFRPPYWYESKERVGSEEFITQENKQFIEEVRQDKLQHQTALPSPLVNIEPNQTAQWNPKTRRVGLIARKIGNYPLWSKDGKKMQTTLLQVVDNHVIKYTPPEEFKPMKTSGPVVWKEKRKLGCMLVGSETIDPSTVTKEYCGLFNNTGMLPKRLLCRFMVSPESYIPPGTPLFATHFRAGDYIDIRAKTLDRGFQGVMKRWGFKGMPASHGVTKTHRRPGNIGAGGEKARVWPGTKMPGHMGNRWRTIRGVKILRINTKHNVIWTLGVAIPGETGAMCYLFDTVLPLKKHTTSPPFPTQPYVADLPLEYYDPSVQPFYEPSVSFEEV